In the Roseibium sp. Sym1 genome, GAGCTCGAAATCCAGCGCTCGGGATATGTCGCTGCGATTAAAGACCCGCTTTTTGTAACAGCGATCCAACTTGGAGCGACCGGCAGGATTGCCGTTGCCTATGTGGAATGGGCCGGACCCGACTTTCAAGTCCTCACTATGCCATGGCAGATAATCGACAATTCGGAAACAGCGCAGCGCTTCGCAGATGACCTTGCGGCCAAGCCGCTGACAGGAGGAACCGACACTTCCATTTCCAAAGCATTGCTTTTTTCGGCATCGCTCCTCTCGAAATCGTCCTATCAGGCCATGCGCAAAGTCATCGATGTTTCCGGCGACGGGCCGAATACTACTGGGCCATACATCGTGCCAACTCGTGACGCCGTGATCGCTGAGGGGATTACGATCAACGCGCTGCCTTTGCTTCTCAATCCCGCTCCGTCGGAGATATCCGGTGAGGTGGAACTCATGCGCTA is a window encoding:
- a CDS encoding DUF1194 domain-containing protein; this encodes MTDRARGTAARKEKQKHRLYQARTAALTVALGAVLSVQSQRAQSEPIPVDVQLVLAVDVSSSMSREELEIQRSGYVAAIKDPLFVTAIQLGATGRIAVAYVEWAGPDFQVLTMPWQIIDNSETAQRFADDLAAKPLTGGTDTSISKALLFSASLLSKSSYQAMRKVIDVSGDGPNTTGPYIVPTRDAVIAEGITINALPLLLNPAPSEISGEVELMRYFESCVIGGPGAFAFPVRNTDGLVAGIKRKLILEVASAGPHLVTVSASDWTSADCRVGQREFYE